A portion of the Shewanella sp. SNU WT4 genome contains these proteins:
- a CDS encoding DUF5666 domain-containing protein, giving the protein MKRSLYILPLVAGLSACGGSGSDDTIVTPPTPTPLAKVISGELTNKTATTLSINNQKPIDISGASVNPIVSRTQSQLDLDKLKLGMQITISTNGEVGKSIIFDSLMTAKVEEINANESLMIAGMTVLTKNARIEDGLKAKDLNKKFVEISGYPIDGNTIQATYIEIEEDDNGNVTELEGLVTDIQSNSFKLGKVTVEALGQLPSNIKQGDWVEVEGILAVNEIGKSYTLSAKASDIEIDNPSYDGLLGDDDDLEVEGIISWVSPQMDHLVINQNQSVAILNSTKFEKGNKNNLKVGANIEVEGTWDLAAANIKASEIEFDNKGDATDIENAEFEVPGTPVFNSELNTLTMNDISFTLTRYTEFENVVKNDLTGKTWVEMSGYEQNGQYIVLEVESDNDNEQYEIEGIVTTINEVKSLFGYIANDNSLNNYNVGQRVECNLVNRELSECKLENEDDND; this is encoded by the coding sequence ATGAAGCGCAGCCTTTATATTTTACCTTTAGTCGCGGGTTTATCAGCTTGTGGTGGTTCAGGTAGTGATGACACTATTGTAACGCCACCAACACCAACCCCATTAGCTAAGGTGATCTCTGGTGAATTGACAAATAAAACGGCGACCACGCTCTCCATCAATAACCAAAAGCCTATCGATATATCAGGTGCGAGCGTTAACCCTATTGTGAGTCGCACTCAGTCACAATTGGATTTAGATAAGTTAAAACTTGGCATGCAAATCACCATATCAACAAATGGTGAAGTCGGAAAATCAATCATTTTTGATAGCTTGATGACTGCGAAAGTAGAAGAAATCAATGCCAATGAAAGCCTGATGATTGCCGGCATGACAGTGCTGACCAAAAATGCAAGAATTGAAGATGGCTTGAAAGCAAAAGACTTAAACAAGAAATTTGTTGAAATCAGTGGTTACCCTATCGATGGTAATACTATTCAAGCAACCTATATTGAAATCGAAGAAGATGATAATGGCAATGTCACTGAACTTGAAGGCTTGGTAACTGATATTCAGAGCAATAGCTTCAAATTAGGCAAAGTGACTGTGGAAGCATTAGGTCAATTACCAAGCAACATCAAGCAAGGTGATTGGGTAGAAGTTGAAGGTATTCTGGCTGTAAATGAAATTGGTAAATCTTACACTCTTAGCGCTAAAGCAAGTGATATTGAAATCGATAATCCAAGCTATGATGGCTTGTTAGGTGATGACGATGATTTAGAAGTTGAAGGCATTATCAGCTGGGTTAGTCCTCAGATGGATCATTTAGTTATCAATCAAAATCAATCAGTTGCTATTTTAAACTCTACAAAATTCGAAAAAGGTAACAAAAATAACCTTAAAGTTGGTGCCAATATTGAGGTTGAAGGTACTTGGGATTTAGCTGCTGCGAATATCAAGGCAAGTGAAATTGAATTTGACAATAAAGGTGATGCGACAGATATCGAAAATGCCGAATTTGAAGTTCCTGGCACGCCCGTGTTTAATAGCGAACTAAACACGCTTACTATGAATGACATTAGCTTCACGCTGACCCGATACACAGAATTTGAAAATGTCGTAAAAAACGATTTAACCGGTAAGACTTGGGTTGAAATGTCAGGCTATGAGCAAAATGGCCAATATATAGTATTGGAAGTTGAGTCAGATAATGACAATGAACAATACGAAATCGAAGGTATCGTAACAACAATCAACGAAGTCAAATCTTTGTTTGGTTATATAGCTAATGACAATAGCTTAAATAATTATAATGTTGGCCAACGCGTTGAATGTAATTTAGTTAACCGCGAACTTTCAGAATGTAAATTAGAAAATGAAGATGACAACGATTAA
- a CDS encoding TIGR04211 family SH3 domain-containing protein: protein MALANPQTSYVSEDIFTYIHGGPGKEFRILGSVEAGQQVKKLGEVSGAYTKIIDHKGREGWIKSAELNSQPSFRVRVPELEKQLAASQAQVKQLIEDKASTSSDNSQMSAQLAELNQTLTTTTQERDSLASELKQIKDSQEYKLWQEGALIAFVGLVLGIFLVYLPKPQRRKKNRWM from the coding sequence ATGGCATTGGCTAATCCGCAAACCAGCTACGTTTCAGAAGATATTTTCACTTACATCCATGGTGGTCCAGGCAAAGAGTTTCGTATTCTAGGCAGCGTTGAAGCCGGCCAACAAGTGAAAAAGCTCGGTGAAGTCAGCGGTGCTTACACTAAAATCATTGACCACAAAGGTCGTGAAGGTTGGATTAAGAGCGCAGAACTCAATAGTCAACCAAGCTTTAGAGTCCGTGTGCCTGAGCTTGAAAAGCAACTGGCAGCGAGCCAAGCACAAGTTAAGCAATTGATTGAAGATAAAGCGTCAACCTCTTCTGACAATAGTCAGATGTCGGCGCAACTGGCTGAGCTTAATCAAACACTCACGACTACCACGCAAGAGCGCGATAGTCTGGCGTCTGAGTTAAAGCAAATCAAAGACAGCCAAGAATATAAGCTGTGGCAAGAAGGCGCTTTGATTGCGTTTGTTGGCTTAGTCTTAGGGATATTCTTAGTCTACCTGCCAAAACCTCAGCGTCGTAAAAAAAATCGCTGGATGTAA
- the cydC gene encoding cysteine/glutathione ABC transporter ATP-binding protein/permease CydC, giving the protein MRVLLPLIKLFSRQSLLMSLGILLSFTTLATGLGLLSLSGWFLSATAVAGLTVATAQAFNFFTPAAGVRFLSISRTASRYGERLVTHEATFRLLTELRVFVWQKILPLSAANLKGLRQGDMLNRLVADIDTLDHLYLRLLTPLVAALVMIACLYGLMSWIDASLALVMVSSLLLAWGLLPALFYWLGKDHGRALVDTKRQYRIQLLEFIQGQAELTLFGADKRYRQRLDKAEQALLSSQVKMATVTAWSQAALVIASGTTILLMLVLAADGVGDNAAPGPMFALMVFAAMACLEMLMPLAGAFQHLSSCVLAAQRLDELTSQTPAVTFGDSDKLISRGEIELANLSFGYLANTPVLKGINLTVKAGSKVALLGQTGSGKSSLLALLTRDWLASIGTISIDGTELQDYSEHNLRLGMSVMSQRVVLLSATVRDNLKLALMPQQQVTDAELIAVLERVGLEVLTQGDDPLAEWLGDGGRQLSGGERRRIGIARLLLRDAPLLLLDEPTEGLDKRTEREILALLFEFAKDKTLLMISHRLTAMAHMDEIHLLDDGVISASGDHTSLLASNEYYQSLYQRI; this is encoded by the coding sequence ATGCGCGTATTATTGCCGCTAATTAAATTGTTCTCGCGCCAATCATTATTGATGAGTTTAGGTATTTTACTGAGCTTCACGACGTTGGCCACAGGCTTAGGCTTGTTGTCGTTATCGGGCTGGTTTTTATCAGCAACGGCAGTGGCGGGATTAACGGTTGCTACAGCGCAGGCGTTTAACTTTTTTACCCCAGCGGCTGGGGTGCGTTTTTTATCGATATCGCGCACTGCAAGCCGTTATGGCGAGCGTTTAGTCACCCACGAAGCCACTTTTAGATTACTGACTGAGCTTAGGGTTTTTGTCTGGCAAAAAATTCTGCCATTAAGCGCGGCCAACCTTAAAGGCTTGCGCCAAGGCGATATGTTGAATCGCCTAGTGGCGGACATTGATACCTTAGATCATCTCTATTTACGCTTGCTGACGCCATTAGTGGCAGCATTAGTGATGATTGCTTGCTTGTATGGTTTGATGTCATGGATAGATGCGAGCTTAGCCTTAGTGATGGTGTCATCGTTGCTATTGGCATGGGGGCTATTACCCGCATTATTTTATTGGTTAGGCAAAGATCATGGCCGCGCCTTAGTTGATACTAAGCGCCAATATCGCATTCAACTACTTGAATTTATTCAAGGTCAAGCAGAGCTAACCTTGTTTGGCGCCGATAAACGTTATCGCCAGCGCTTAGATAAGGCGGAGCAGGCCTTGTTAAGTAGCCAAGTGAAAATGGCAACTGTCACGGCTTGGAGTCAAGCCGCCTTAGTTATTGCCAGTGGCACCACTATTTTACTGATGTTGGTGTTGGCAGCCGATGGCGTGGGTGACAATGCCGCGCCTGGCCCAATGTTTGCCTTAATGGTGTTTGCCGCCATGGCTTGCTTAGAGATGTTGATGCCGTTAGCGGGCGCGTTTCAGCATTTATCTTCATGCGTTTTGGCGGCGCAGCGTTTAGATGAGCTGACATCGCAAACCCCTGCGGTCACTTTTGGTGATAGCGATAAGCTTATTAGTCGCGGTGAGATTGAGCTTGCTAATCTCAGCTTTGGCTATCTTGCCAATACTCCTGTGCTTAAGGGCATTAATCTCACCGTAAAAGCTGGCAGTAAAGTCGCGCTACTTGGGCAAACAGGGTCTGGTAAATCAAGCCTGCTAGCCTTATTAACCCGTGATTGGTTGGCGTCCATTGGCACTATCAGCATTGATGGCACAGAGCTTCAAGATTACAGCGAGCATAATCTGCGCCTTGGCATGTCGGTCATGAGTCAGCGTGTGGTGCTGTTAAGTGCAACCGTGCGCGATAACCTTAAGCTTGCGCTTATGCCACAGCAACAAGTCACCGACGCTGAACTGATTGCCGTGCTTGAGCGAGTCGGTCTTGAAGTATTAACCCAAGGCGATGATCCGTTAGCTGAATGGCTAGGGGATGGTGGCAGACAATTATCGGGCGGTGAGCGCCGGCGCATAGGTATTGCGCGTTTGCTATTGCGTGATGCGCCGTTATTACTGCTGGATGAACCAACAGAGGGCTTAGATAAGCGCACAGAGCGTGAAATTCTGGCACTACTATTTGAATTTGCTAAAGATAAAACCTTGCTGATGATTAGTCATCGTTTAACGGCCATGGCGCATATGGATGAAATTCATTTGCTGGATGATGGCGTGATAAGCGCAAGCGGCGATCATACGAGTTTACTTGCAAGCAATGAATATTATCAGAGCTTATATCAACGTATTTAA
- a CDS encoding GTP-binding protein, translating to MIIQAVAVNVITGFLGAGKTSLIQQLLAEKPDHETWAVLVNEFGQVGLDAALLSSKHQVHIKQVSGGCMCCASGVPTHIAINQILRQVRPDRLLIEPSGLGHPRQILKLLQSEHFANVLKLQTSLCLVDATKLSDERYLQSAHFLEQLSISDLIIATKADSYQADELTALQQLTTELALKAPILAHGYQQSAIANILQTLAQATTVNLKSSKAASANLLRPAIAENSATELPTFNPQGIASYQQQLDGHFSSGWMFNSQWQFDLRGLLATIDGITSLRLKAVFITPDGIAAFNRLESDLTITELDDAMDSRIEIISDQAINSQEILSALIALKC from the coding sequence ATGATCATTCAAGCTGTGGCCGTAAATGTGATTACCGGATTTTTGGGAGCAGGTAAAACTAGCCTAATTCAGCAGCTCTTGGCTGAAAAACCTGACCATGAAACCTGGGCGGTACTGGTCAATGAATTTGGCCAAGTGGGCTTAGATGCAGCATTACTTTCATCCAAACACCAAGTGCATATTAAGCAAGTCTCTGGCGGCTGTATGTGCTGCGCCAGTGGCGTGCCGACCCATATCGCCATTAATCAGATTTTGCGCCAAGTGCGTCCCGACCGCTTGTTGATTGAACCCTCTGGTCTTGGTCATCCCCGACAAATCCTTAAATTATTGCAATCAGAGCATTTTGCCAACGTACTTAAACTGCAAACCAGCCTGTGTTTAGTCGATGCCACTAAGCTTAGCGATGAGCGCTACCTGCAATCTGCGCACTTTTTAGAACAGCTATCTATCAGTGACTTAATCATTGCCACCAAAGCCGATAGCTATCAAGCGGATGAATTGACGGCGCTGCAACAATTAACCACAGAGCTAGCACTTAAGGCGCCGATTTTAGCCCATGGTTATCAGCAGTCCGCCATTGCCAATATTCTGCAAACACTGGCGCAAGCAACCACGGTGAACCTCAAAAGTTCAAAAGCGGCCAGCGCGAATTTATTACGCCCAGCCATTGCTGAAAATAGCGCCACCGAGCTGCCAACATTTAACCCTCAAGGCATAGCCAGTTATCAGCAGCAGCTTGATGGCCATTTCAGCTCTGGCTGGATGTTTAATAGTCAGTGGCAATTTGATTTACGCGGCTTATTAGCCACTATCGATGGCATTACCAGCCTAAGACTCAAGGCGGTATTTATTACCCCAGATGGCATTGCGGCTTTTAATCGCTTAGAGAGTGATTTAACTATTACAGAATTAGACGATGCCATGGATTCGCGCATTGAAATCATTAGCGACCAAGCCATTAACAGCCAAGAGATACTGTCAGCCTTGATTGCGCTTAAGTGCTAA
- a CDS encoding NifB/NifX family molybdenum-iron cluster-binding protein, whose amino-acid sequence MLAIPISRNHMATHFTKAKTIALYDANGAISEFDNPAVAADAKNGCAAKKAMLNLIKRQGAKAIIVQNIGERMLGKLHSAGIKVYQGDYRQGIDNLRSQYMAGELALIAMSDARPSLNHAKKGGGGCGCGGHETAPSLITAPTSLPEPMRQLSFNKFTRSH is encoded by the coding sequence ATGCTAGCAATCCCCATCAGCCGCAATCATATGGCCACTCACTTTACTAAGGCTAAAACTATTGCTCTTTATGATGCCAATGGCGCCATTAGCGAATTTGATAACCCAGCGGTAGCCGCCGATGCTAAAAACGGCTGCGCGGCCAAAAAAGCTATGCTCAACCTGATTAAGCGCCAAGGCGCCAAAGCCATCATAGTGCAGAATATTGGTGAGCGTATGCTCGGCAAATTACACAGCGCAGGCATTAAGGTGTATCAAGGCGATTACCGCCAAGGCATAGATAATTTACGCTCGCAATATATGGCGGGTGAATTAGCCCTGATAGCTATGTCTGATGCGCGGCCATCACTTAATCATGCCAAAAAAGGTGGCGGCGGTTGTGGTTGCGGCGGTCATGAAACAGCGCCAAGCCTGATAACAGCGCCAACGTCACTGCCAGAGCCTATGAGGCAGTTATCCTTTAACAAGTTTACCCGCAGCCACTAA
- the putA gene encoding bifunctional proline dehydrogenase/L-glutamate gamma-semialdehyde dehydrogenase PutA: protein MFNASTVLAGQYAQAPLDELFNAISNNYIVDEESYLKQLITLLPSDANDIEAITRNASHLVTKVRQFEKKGMMIGVDAFLQQYTLETDEGIILMCLAEALLRIPDAATADALIADKLSGAKWDKHIKQSDSVLVNASTWGLLLTGKIVAMDKQVDGTPSHLLNRLINRLGEPVIRKAMYAAMKIMGKQFVLGRTVTEAISNSQDTRKLGYTHSYDMLGEAALTAADARKYFNDYAEAIRTLGRHEYNEQESPRPTISIKLSALHPRYEVANQERVLTELYATVMQLITIARSVNVGISIDAEEVDRLELSLRLFQKLFESSAVRGWGLLGLVVQAYSKRALPVLCWITRLAKEHGDIIPVRLVKGAYWDSEIKWAQVAGEGGYPLFTRKASTDVSYLACARYLLSEHTLGAIYPQFATHNAQSVASILHMYDGARPLEFQRLHGMGQELYDTMLSQKLIKTVRIYAPVGAHKDLLPYLVRRLLENGANTSFVHKLVDPKTPIETLVAHPLITLNGFASLANTKIALPTHIFGEERRNSKGLNMNIQSQATPFFSAIEEFKQHQWQAGPVVNGEVLSGARHPVLSPFDTRQQVGTIDFADKQAVEMALASANTAFASWRDTPVEQRAQALQKLADALEENRDELIALCVREAGKSLQDSIDEVREAVDFCRYYALNAKKMMAKPELLAGPTGELNQLFLLGRGTFVCISPWNFPLAIFLGQVSAALATGNCVIAKPAEQTSIIAYRAVQLAHASGIPSNVLQFIPGTGADVGAQLTSDARIAGVCFTGSTQTAKRINMTLAERPGAILPLIAETGGQNAMIVDSTALPEQVVNDVVSSSFTSAGQRCSALRVLYLQEEIAERVLELLQGAMDELVIGNPSDYQTDVGPVIDATAKANLNAHINHIQQVGRTIKQLALPSVCEHGHFVSPYAVEISSIKMLEKEHFGPILHVIRYQADKMDTVINEINSTGYGLTLGIHSRNEGHALNLASRLNVGNVYINRNQIGAVVGVQPFGGQGLSGTGPKAGGPHYLSRFVTEKTRTNNITAIGGNTTLLSLGDS, encoded by the coding sequence ATGTTCAATGCGAGTACTGTACTGGCAGGGCAATATGCCCAAGCCCCTCTCGATGAGCTATTTAACGCTATCAGTAATAACTATATCGTCGATGAAGAATCATACCTTAAACAACTCATCACACTGCTTCCTAGTGATGCCAACGACATAGAAGCTATCACTCGCAATGCGAGTCATTTAGTGACTAAAGTTCGGCAGTTTGAAAAGAAAGGCATGATGATAGGCGTCGATGCCTTTTTGCAGCAATATACCCTGGAAACCGATGAAGGCATTATCTTGATGTGCCTTGCCGAAGCTTTACTGCGTATCCCTGATGCCGCAACGGCTGATGCATTAATTGCAGATAAGTTATCTGGCGCCAAATGGGATAAACACATCAAGCAAAGTGACTCTGTGTTAGTCAATGCCTCAACCTGGGGCTTACTGCTGACGGGCAAAATAGTGGCTATGGACAAGCAAGTCGATGGCACTCCAAGTCACTTACTTAATCGCCTAATCAATCGTTTGGGTGAACCCGTTATTCGCAAAGCCATGTATGCCGCCATGAAAATCATGGGCAAACAGTTTGTACTTGGTCGCACTGTCACTGAGGCGATTAGCAACAGCCAAGATACTCGTAAACTGGGATATACCCATTCTTACGATATGCTTGGGGAAGCGGCCTTAACCGCCGCCGATGCGCGTAAATATTTTAACGATTATGCCGAAGCCATTCGCACCCTTGGCCGTCATGAATATAACGAGCAAGAGTCGCCGCGCCCCACCATTTCTATCAAGTTATCGGCGCTGCACCCAAGGTATGAAGTCGCCAATCAAGAACGAGTTCTCACTGAACTTTATGCCACCGTGATGCAACTTATCACCATAGCTCGCAGCGTGAATGTCGGTATTTCGATAGATGCCGAAGAAGTCGATAGATTAGAGTTGTCGTTACGCTTATTCCAAAAACTGTTTGAATCCAGCGCTGTGCGTGGCTGGGGCTTATTAGGCTTAGTGGTACAAGCCTATTCCAAACGTGCGCTGCCAGTATTGTGCTGGATTACCCGCTTAGCCAAAGAGCATGGCGACATCATCCCGGTGCGTTTAGTCAAAGGTGCCTATTGGGACAGTGAAATCAAGTGGGCACAAGTCGCAGGCGAAGGCGGCTACCCGCTATTTACCCGTAAAGCCTCAACCGATGTATCCTATTTAGCCTGCGCTCGCTACTTATTAAGCGAGCACACACTTGGCGCCATTTATCCGCAATTTGCCACTCACAACGCCCAATCTGTCGCCTCAATTTTGCACATGTATGATGGCGCGCGCCCGCTTGAATTCCAGCGCCTGCATGGCATGGGGCAAGAATTGTATGACACTATGCTCAGCCAAAAGTTAATCAAAACAGTACGCATTTATGCCCCAGTTGGTGCTCATAAAGATCTACTACCCTACTTGGTCAGACGCTTATTAGAAAATGGTGCTAATACCTCGTTCGTGCATAAACTGGTGGACCCAAAAACCCCGATAGAGACCTTAGTCGCCCACCCACTCATCACACTTAACGGATTTGCCAGTTTAGCTAATACTAAGATTGCCCTGCCAACCCATATTTTTGGCGAGGAGCGACGTAATTCAAAAGGACTTAACATGAACATTCAATCCCAAGCCACGCCATTTTTCAGCGCTATTGAAGAGTTTAAGCAACATCAATGGCAAGCAGGTCCCGTGGTCAATGGCGAAGTGTTATCAGGCGCGCGTCACCCGGTGTTAAGCCCCTTTGATACTCGCCAACAAGTAGGCACCATCGATTTTGCCGACAAACAAGCCGTAGAAATGGCTCTGGCGAGCGCTAATACCGCCTTTGCCAGCTGGCGCGATACTCCAGTTGAGCAGCGCGCCCAAGCCTTACAAAAATTGGCCGATGCACTGGAAGAAAATCGCGATGAGTTAATTGCGTTATGTGTGCGCGAAGCTGGCAAGAGCTTACAAGACAGTATTGATGAAGTGCGTGAAGCCGTGGATTTTTGCCGCTATTACGCCCTTAACGCCAAAAAGATGATGGCTAAACCTGAATTATTAGCAGGCCCAACGGGCGAGCTTAATCAATTATTTTTGCTTGGGCGCGGCACCTTTGTGTGTATTAGCCCATGGAACTTTCCACTCGCTATCTTCTTAGGCCAAGTATCTGCCGCCTTAGCCACAGGAAACTGCGTTATAGCTAAACCTGCTGAGCAAACCAGTATCATCGCCTATCGCGCGGTGCAACTGGCGCACGCCTCCGGTATTCCAAGCAATGTATTGCAATTTATACCCGGCACCGGTGCCGACGTTGGCGCGCAGTTAACCTCTGATGCCCGCATTGCTGGCGTGTGTTTTACCGGTTCCACCCAAACTGCTAAGCGCATCAATATGACGTTAGCGGAGCGCCCAGGCGCCATTTTACCTTTGATTGCAGAAACCGGTGGTCAAAATGCCATGATAGTGGACTCCACCGCCCTGCCTGAGCAAGTGGTGAACGATGTTGTATCATCATCATTTACCAGTGCGGGCCAGCGCTGCTCAGCCCTTAGAGTGCTCTATCTGCAGGAAGAAATTGCCGAGCGAGTACTTGAGTTACTGCAAGGCGCTATGGATGAATTGGTGATAGGTAATCCGAGTGACTATCAAACCGATGTTGGCCCTGTAATTGATGCTACCGCTAAAGCGAATTTGAATGCGCACATCAATCACATCCAACAAGTTGGTCGCACCATTAAACAGCTAGCGCTGCCAAGTGTCTGTGAGCATGGTCATTTTGTCAGCCCTTATGCCGTTGAAATTAGTTCGATTAAAATGCTAGAGAAAGAGCATTTTGGCCCAATTTTGCATGTCATTCGTTATCAAGCCGACAAGATGGATACCGTGATTAACGAAATCAACAGCACAGGTTATGGCCTAACCTTGGGCATACATAGCCGCAACGAAGGTCACGCCCTTAATTTAGCCAGCCGCCTTAATGTGGGTAACGTCTATATTAACCGTAACCAAATTGGCGCGGTGGTTGGCGTGCAACCCTTTGGTGGCCAAGGTTTATCGGGCACAGGCCCCAAAGCTGGCGGCCCACATTACTTAAGCCGCTTTGTGACTGAAAAGACCCGCACTAACAACATCACGGCCATTGGCGGTAACACTACCTTGCTGTCATTGGGGGATAGTTAA
- a CDS encoding lysine exporter LysO family protein: protein MLSGLLFVLVPLLLGYLVVLKRAKWLELINSVCGYLVIVILFLMGMSLAKLDQLGQNLTQIVTIAGTLFVCISVGNLLVLPLLDRLWHPKVDAHKVPLPFKSMLKDSGKLIGSVIVGLLVGLVVVSVVANGLFWVERGSELILLFLLLLIGIGLRNSGMSLKQILVNPKAMILAGAVILSSLPGGLIAAWILGFSWNQGLALASGFGWYSLTGILVSDHLGPVIGTGAFLNELMRELVALLLIPALIQRYPYTTVGYAGATAMDFTLPVIQQAGGNQFVPIAIVSGFILSLAVPILVVFFMTL, encoded by the coding sequence ATGTTGTCAGGTTTGTTATTTGTATTAGTCCCTCTGTTACTTGGCTATTTAGTGGTGTTAAAGCGCGCTAAATGGCTTGAGCTTATTAATAGTGTCTGCGGTTACTTGGTGATAGTGATTTTGTTTTTGATGGGCATGAGCCTTGCCAAATTAGATCAATTGGGGCAAAACCTGACGCAAATTGTCACCATAGCGGGCACCTTATTTGTGTGTATCAGCGTGGGTAACTTGCTGGTATTACCGTTACTTGACCGCTTATGGCACCCTAAAGTCGATGCCCATAAAGTGCCGTTACCGTTTAAATCTATGCTTAAGGATTCCGGCAAACTGATTGGCTCTGTGATAGTAGGGCTTCTGGTTGGTTTAGTCGTAGTGAGTGTGGTGGCTAATGGCTTGTTTTGGGTCGAGCGCGGTAGTGAGCTAATTTTATTGTTTTTACTGCTGCTTATTGGCATTGGGCTGCGTAATTCAGGCATGTCACTTAAGCAAATTTTGGTCAATCCCAAGGCGATGATTTTAGCTGGCGCCGTTATCTTGTCATCTTTGCCGGGCGGTTTAATTGCCGCTTGGATATTAGGCTTTAGCTGGAATCAAGGCTTGGCCTTAGCGTCTGGCTTTGGCTGGTATTCGTTAACTGGGATTTTAGTGAGCGATCACTTAGGGCCTGTGATTGGCACTGGCGCGTTTTTAAATGAACTCATGCGCGAACTGGTGGCCTTGCTACTAATCCCTGCACTCATTCAGCGCTACCCTTACACTACTGTGGGTTACGCGGGGGCCACGGCTATGGATTTTACCTTACCAGTTATTCAGCAAGCGGGCGGTAATCAGTTTGTGCCTATTGCCATTGTCAGCGGCTTTATTTTGAGTTTGGCTGTGCCCATCCTAGTAGTGTTTTTTATGACCTTGTAG
- a CDS encoding helix-turn-helix domain-containing protein encodes MSDKLLTLEEVCKILDKSPATIKRYARENLLSSVSEGNEIRFPEAEVMRYLDFAKRLG; translated from the coding sequence ATGAGTGACAAGTTACTGACATTGGAAGAAGTGTGTAAAATTTTGGATAAATCCCCAGCGACCATCAAACGTTATGCTCGTGAAAATTTACTCAGTAGTGTTAGCGAAGGGAATGAAATACGTTTTCCTGAAGCTGAAGTGATGCGTTATCTAGATTTTGCCAAACGCCTAGGCTAG